CCCTGACCCCCCCGGAGGCTCCCCGCAATGAGATGGATGCCCGTGCCTAAGAAACGGGGGTGGCGTTCATGCAGTTTCGAGCTAAGCGAGCTACTGCACGGTTATTgaatttttttaaaaaaaaattcacgTTTGTCTTGATTCCGAGCCGATACATGATATGGTAAATAAGAAAGATGCACTATAACATAGATCAAGCATGTTACTGAAGAACTGAGTTATAAAACTGAATGGCAAGAAAATCAGGAACACAGAGAACTtaagacgaggaagatgaaaagaaCCAAAGAAGTGCAAGGGTCCATACTTTATTTCCCTATTATTGCTTCGTCTATAGCGTCTCTAAACTGGCTCGCTTAGCCATGTAGGGCTCGATCTAAGCTTTGGACGAAATGGATCTTCATAGTATACACACCTGTTCTCTTCGTCAATTAACCCACGTAGAATAGGTCATTGGTTTCTGACTCTTCAAGCCCAAAGCCATCCCCCAGCATCAACCTTTGTATATCTCTCAACTTTTATAGCCTCTTCAAATCCTTTGTATTTTGGGATGAGCGGATGGACATGGCCGATAAACTAGAAGACGTACGTAATTTGgttcaagatcaaaagaaAACCATGAGAAAATCCTGCTTGCTCCTCTGTATTCACAACGTCTCTCTTTTTATCCTGACCCCGTGCATTTTCTATAACTGCATTGAAATCAACGTAGAAGTGGGTGGCCAAGGGTTCTGATATGCATATATAGGGCCCGGAGTTCTTCAAAGCTTGTTCTTCGACCTGAAACGGACTCCTAGCTGTGCCCAGATCTCAAATTACGCTTTTATCAACCCTACTGCATTAATTCCTTTAGTGTGACATTACTTCCTTGAGCCAAGTTGTATATTCAGGTTGAGTTGTTCTTCGCAAATTAGCCATGCCGAATTCTTGAGGCAACACGGCATGCGTGTCTACAAGGGCTCATCCTAGAACTTGTTCAACAACGCCAACAACCGACGAAGAGTCCGTGACCACTGGCATCAGCCTGGCTATTGACCCGAACAAGAAGACAGTCCTGGCCTCCTGGCTTACGGCTCTATCACCAAGGTTAAGGAGTTTGATGGGGACGGTAACCTAGCTTTCAGCGCTCAGTTTGGCTGTGACAATGCTGTGGCATCTTACCGCGGCCATCGCTGCCAGTGGACTGTCACCCCCTTTTTTTGGAAACCCTCCGTATCGGCCAACAGCACCAGCCTTACTACCACCATCTACATGAGCCGGAACGGCGCTGTCGAAGATGACAACCGGGCCGACTACGTGGCTTCTTCTGCTACGTCTAGCAACAACACTCCGATCACCACGGCTAAGCGCGCTGGCTTCGTAGACTTCGGCTGCTCTTGTCGACCCTTCGACCAATTTTCGTTCAGGTTGTCGCTCACAAAGGTACCACCGTTCTCCGTCTCTCGGAGATTGAAGCGGAACTAGCATCCATTTCTGGGTGGCAGCTTTGGCTTGCCCTTCATTCATGGTTTCCCTGGAGGGATAATTTGGAGGCACACATTATTGCATGTCTTTCTTCCTGTACACACATCCTTTGTACATACTAGTTTTCTGAGGCACATCTTGATTATCCGATCTGCACCAAGGCAGAGTGATGAAATTTTCATCACAGATCTATCTCATTCAGGTTTATCGATGGACATTTCCGCTAAACGACCAGGCTGCTAAAACGCTGTAGCTATTTCTTTGCCCTCCGGTCTGAATCATTGGATAGCGTAATATCCATCAAAATCTTCGTACGCCATACAGAACGGTTAGGTCTGTCTTACCATGCTCTCTTATGAATGTTGGACATGTCGCTGAGGATATCAAAAATGTGGGAACGACCTTTTTGGCGTGCTACATGGACTACCCTGAGTTTGCTCTGTTGTTGAAGGTCATTTCCTATAGCAAGGCCTCCTAGAAGGTGAATGTGCCTCCATTGTCGACTGCTGAATAGATCTGACATTCCTCGGTAGACTCAACCCCAAACGAATTCTCCGTGTGGGCTCCGCTACAAACCAGAAATTACATTCCAATTGGAAAAATGAATGTCTAGAACGCCACATTTGCCCTAGCCATGGAGTTTTCCATTTTTGATCAAGTCAAGGGTTTCAGAGGGTAGCATCAACCTGTGTAGTATGTCATGCCGTCCACGGGGGTAACTGACGATAAAAGGTTGCTGAAGAAGCATCTTCCATCCCCTGAGCCCTGAGTCTGGTCAAATACTAAGGGGTATGTACTTGATGTGTTCTTTTCAAAATGAACCCTCCAGGTAGCGGGCTAGTCACATTCTTCAATAGCATCGATCGGACACAAGTAAAACATCCGACGTTTTGGCACTTCCCATTCTATCATCGATGTACACCTTTCAATGAAAGATCCGCACATTCCACGCTGTAACTTGAGAATCCTGGTAATTGTTCTGGTCGATCGTCCGATCTTGTTCCGGGGGTACCAAGTCAATGGGGGCACTGAATAGGGAAATGGTGACATTCTTGACAGGAAAGGGTCCGATTTGGCTACGATGTTGTACATTGTGGTACTTTCACACCCCTTCATTTTGCGCCACATCTACATTGCACAACCTTACTTGGCGTCCAACTTCCCCTGAGCCGGGATTCATAGCAATTGCCTAGAAGCATCTTACCGTGGGGAAGTAGAGCTAAAGGTCTAGGCTCACAGTGCAACACATCAACAAGTGGAATGGTCCTGAATGAAGGAACAGAAAACGCCTATATAAAGCCGCCCCAATTCCTGATTTCAACAAGAACCAAAAGAGAGTCCCCAACAGTTCTACAATCAACCAAGATGTATCTCTCAACTATCCTCCCTTTCCTCTCGCTCACCACCCTCGCCCTCTCGAACCCAACAATCTATGAAAAGCACCTGGGCCCAGGAGATATTTCCTTCAGTGCCTTTCCATCTTCCTCGAGTAGTGGTCCAGTGAGACCCCTGAGCACCTCACCACCGGTGCACCGAAATCTGGGCCATGCGATAGTGCACAACAACTGCAAGTTCCCAGTCTACTTGTGGTCCGTGGCCTCTACGGTCCTGCCGGAGCGAACCCTCCTCCCAAACGATGAGTACACCGAGGTTTTCCGCGAGGACGCCGAGACTGGCGGCATCGCAATCAAGATCAGCACCAACCGTGACGGGCTGTACTCTAGTGCTCCCCAGATGATCTTTGCGTACAACCTCTCCTCTGACAAGGAACGCGGCCTGAGACAGGATAAAGTGTGGTATGATCTTTCCGATGTCTTCGGGGATCCCTTTGTGGGTTACCCAGTGAGTCTTACGCCTTCTGAGCCGTTAATTTCTTGGAAGGATGGGGTTCCGCCTGCTGGGAGTCAGGTGAGGGCTGTTGATGCTTCGAGAGATTTGGTGTTGTCACTCTGTTGAGAGGTTGGGTTTGTGGTTTGGAGTGAGATGGGACTAGAGTATCATTGGAGGTTCAGACAGTGTAATGGTTATTGGAGATGTGCGTGGGTTGGATATGTTAGTTAGTGCTACTCAATCGAATCACTTGACTTTTCATGCTTTACCACTTATGCCTACTGGTATCACCGGGGATGGATTTGGTTGTAGAGGTCATGAGCATTTGAAAATGCCTAAGACAATCCCTTTGATAGCTATCAGATTTCCTGAAATAAGGGGGTAAGAGAGAAAGAcagggagagagagacaaGACCTCGGCCAGAAGTCCGGGGCATTTCCCCGCATTTCCCCAATTTGTCCCACATTTCTTCTTCCGGTCTCGTAACCTACGTTGACGTTTTTGTACGTCAAcatcaccttctctctcttccaaTCCTATACAGCCCAGAGAAGACGCAGAGCAATGGTTTCGCCAGCTATCAGAGTCGCCCCCTCAGCGGCCAATCGCGCCTTGAACTTGCTACGCACAGTACAATACACCCACCCACCCAACTGTCCATGCCATAAGAACCCCAATCATCACCACAACTACCAGCAAACCTCGTCTCTGTTCGACCATGTGAAGCGCCGCATGTCCACACCCGTGGACCGTTCGCGCGAGAAGGAGTACGCCTTCGAGATGGCGGCGTCTAGCATTCGCTTCGGACCCGGAGTAACCAAGGAGGTCGGGATGGACTTTACCAACCTCGGTGCGAAGCGCGTGTGCATTGTCACCGATTCCAATGTGGCCAAGCTTGCTGCCATGAAACAGGCTGTTGAGGGTCTTACCCGCGAGGGCATTGAATTCACCATCTTTGACAAAGTTCGCACTGAGCCCAAGGATAGCTCGCAAGTCAACCCCAAGCTTCAAGCGTGGCTGTTGCGTAGGAACTGACATGTTTTTGAATTAAGTATAAAAGAGGCTATCGCTTTTGCCAAGCCCTATAAGCCCGATGCCTTCCTGGCCGTCGGTACATTTCCCCTACCTGCTCCCCCTTGGTACACACAACCTGACATCAAAACAGGCGGCGGCTCCGTAATCGACACTGCCAAGCTCATGAACCTGTACACCGTGTTTCCCGAAGCAGACTTCCTCGATTTTGTCAACGCACCCTTGGGAAAAGGCCTCCCAGTAGACCGACCTCTCCTCCCACTTGTCGCCGTCCCAACCACAGCCGGCACAGGCTCCGAGACAACAGGCACGGCAATTTTCGACCTAGTCTCCAAGAAAGCCAAAACAGGCATTGCTCACCGGAACCTGAAACCAACCCTCGGAATCTGCGACCCGCTTAATACCCGCACCATGCCCTCAGCCGTGCACGCCGCCTCCGGCCTCGACGTCCTCTGCCACTCCCTCGAATCCTGGACCGCAATCCCATACAACGAGCGCACCCCGCGCCCAACAAACCCCATCAACCGACCCGCCTACCAGGGTGCAAACCCCATCTCCGACATCTTCTCCTTCGCCGCCCTGCGCGCAACAGTCAAGTACCTGCCGCGCGCAGTTCGCAATCCAGACGATCACGAAGCACAGTCAGAGATGTTGCTCGCGGCTACGCTCGCCGGCGTCGGTTTCGGAAATGCAGGAGTTCACCTCTGCCACGGTATGAGTTACCCTATCTCCAGCCAGAACCCGGGCTATAAGCATGCGGGCTATGAGGTAGACCACCCCATCATCCCGCACGGTGTTTCTGTAGCTGTCACCGCACCCGCTGTCTTTCGCTTTACTGCGGCATCGAATCCCGATCGCCATCTGGCAGCAGCTGAGGCGTTTGGGGTTGATATCTCGAATGTTAAGCGTGAGAGTGCAGGTGAGGTGCTTGGGGCTGCCATTGCGGAGTTCCTTGCTACGCTCGGTGATCAGCCGCGTGGGTTGAAGGATCTAGGATTCAAAGCTGCCGATTTGGAAGGGTTGGTTGACGGCACGATTCCGCAGCAGCGCGTACTAATGCTTGCACCGAATTTGAGTAAGGAGTTGGAGGCAGAAAGGGGCGAATTAAGGAATTTGCTAGAGCAGTCTTTGGATTATTAGGGTTGGTGCCCGTTGTGGAAGTGGGGGTTTGAGAACGGACTTGCATCTTACATCTATATACTTACAAACGCCGGTGTGATGTATCAAAAATTGGAGATCGAAGTTGTTTCTTTGTTCATGTTGCTGGGGGAGTAGAGTTTAAGGGGGATCTTTGTCCTAGGCCGGCCAAGAGACATCTTTGTCACTTTTCATGTCAACGCAGCAATCATCATTGACTACGCCAACTCAAAAACTTGAGGTGATGAGCCGTCCATCGGTACTGAAGCACTCGCATCAGCCGGGAGGACCTTTGCGCCGAGGACACCCATTGACGACGCTATGCGATCCAACCAAATCACCGCGCGGGGGTCTTGTGGATCAGAAGTCTTAGACGGACCCCGTCCAAGCTCGGAATGAATGCGAAAGGGGAGGGCGAAGCTTTTCGATGTCGTTGAAGTGGGGGAAATAAGATATTCACTGCCACTACTGGATGGCGTGGCAACAGACGACTCCGGTGAATCCGGGACAGAAATGAAACGCAGTCGGTCTCCAAGACGGTCGGAGAGCTGCTGCAGCGTCTCTATCATACTTTCTGTTCCATTGAGGAGCAGCGATGGACCGGTGTCCGGGAAGGTCTCTGGCACAGGGCCTATAAAGGAACCAGGACGCTGGACGATCCCTTGCTGACGCTCACTATGCGCGCTGATGCATGCCCGAAGCTCCGCAGCGAACGAGCGCAGCCGACGGGAAGTGTCATGTATGCGGCCGATGAGATTTGTAATTGAAATTGTGTCTGGCTCGTCCAGCATTGAAAGTAGGTCACGGGTCTCGCTGATATACCGTGGGCATTTGGCGAGTTCCATGAAAGCCAAATCGGATATTTCTCCGTATACAGACCACTCGCCGGGTTTCTTGCAGTCTTCGGCCCTGACTTTCGTCGCGTAGGATTGCCACTCTTCTTGGTCTAGGAAGCAGGGTTTGCCCTCATAGACTGCTGTGGCAATGAAGAAGCCGCGAAAAGCAATCCAGCACCATCTTCCGAACCCGGTCCCGTGCGCTTCTGGGCCTCGGCTTATCATCAGCCGCTTGGCGCCGTCGGAATGCACGACCCAGGCGTCGGGCGTGGTCT
The nucleotide sequence above comes from Penicillium digitatum chromosome 1, complete sequence. Encoded proteins:
- a CDS encoding Fe-containing alcohol dehydrogenase, putative; translated protein: MYLSTILPFLSLTTLALSNPTIYEKHLGPGDISFSAFPSSSSSGPVRPLSTSPPVHRNLGHAIVHNNCKFPVYLWSVASTVLPERTLLPNDEYTEVFREDAETGGIAIKISTNRDGLYSSAPQMIFAYNLSSDKERGLRQDKVWYDLSDVFGDPFVGYPVSLTPSEPLISWKDGVPPAGSQVRAVDASRDLVLSLC
- a CDS encoding Alcohol dehydrogenase, iron-type — translated: MVSPAIRVAPSAANRALNLLRTVQYTHPPNCPCHKNPNHHHNYQQTSSLFDHVKRRMSTPVDRSREKEYAFEMAASSIRFGPGVTKEVGMDFTNLGAKRVCIVTDSNVAKLAAMKQAVEGLTREGIEFTIFDKVRTEPKDSSQVNPKLQAIKEAIAFAKPYKPDAFLAVGGGSVIDTAKLMNLYTVFPEADFLDFVNAPLGKGLPVDRPLLPLVAVPTTAGTGSETTGTAIFDLVSKKAKTGIAHRNLKPTLGICDPLNTRTMPSAVHAASGLDVLCHSLESWTAIPYNERTPRPTNPINRPAYQGANPISDIFSFAALRATVKYLPRAVRNPDDHEAQSEMLLAATLAGVGFGNAGVHLCHGMSYPISSQNPGYKHAGYEVDHPIIPHGVSVAVTAPAVFRFTAASNPDRHLAAAEAFGVDISNVKRESAGEVLGAAIAEFLATLGDQPRGLKDLGFKAADLEGLVDGTIPQQRVLMLAPNLSKELEAERGELRNLLEQSLDY
- a CDS encoding Fungal transcriptional regulatory protein, N-terminal — translated: MVGVPHSKGCSLCRERRIKCDEAVPECSQCQKYGRDCPGYRRIFRFQDEGPNLERRHRSNTRRKGRSAGPAASAASSTQTDRSPPVHGHSATAAEVVRGNAIALMQRHSSLGGWDEKVSPSLVRKSFRAAQPQLFLDFISTSFPTLYYHNRFRSGNTPGFAEHIVMNFGKDVYLDYAVCCLSSVYLAHLTQDKALLKASRQMYSKSLRDVIRSIPKLDHAKSDNMLCTSIILSVFEMYAQTTPDAWVVHSDGAKRLMISRGPEAHGTGFGRWCWIAFRGFFIATAVYEGKPCFLDQEEWQSYATKVRAEDCKKPGEWSVYGEISDLAFMELAKCPRYISETRDLLSMLDEPDTISITNLIGRIHDTSRRLRSFAAELRACISAHSERQQGIVQRPGSFIGPVPETFPDTGPSLLLNGTESMIETLQQLSDRLGDRLRFISVPDSPESSVATPSSSGSEYLISPTSTTSKSFALPFRIHSELGRGPSKTSDPQDPRAVIWLDRIASSMGVLGAKVLPADASASVPMDGSSPQVFELA